A genomic region of Sulfobacillus acidophilus DSM 10332 contains the following coding sequences:
- a CDS encoding UDP-N-acetylglucosamine 1-carboxyvinyltransferase (PFAM: EPSP synthase (3-phosphoshikimate 1-carboxyvinyltransferase)~TIGRFAM: UDP-N-acetylglucosamine 1-carboxyvinyltransferase~COGs: COG0766 UDP-N-acetylglucosamine enolpyruvyl transferase~HAMAP: UDP-N-acetylglucosamine 1-carboxyvinyltransferase~InterPro IPR001986:IPR005750~KEGG: sth:STH2915 UDP-N-acetylglucosamine enolpyruvyl transferase~PFAM: 3-phosphoshikimate 1-carboxyvinyltransferase, core~PRIAM: UDP-N-acetylglucosamine 1-carboxyvinyltransferase~SPTR: UDP-N-acetylglucosamine 1-carboxyvinyltransferase 2;~TIGRFAM: UDP-N-acetylglucosamine 1-carboxyvinyltransferase) has product MAQFVIEGGHALAGDVTVAGSKNSALPIITAAALAATGDTILENVPRYTDILDLCQILRELGARIEWLSESRLAINAEQLTGYQARYDLARKLRGSTYLVGLLLARLGRADVAFPGGCQIGSRPVNFHIQGFQALGATMWLEHGSIQGTVDGRLQGTRFYVERASFGTTLNLMIAGSLAEGTTVLENAAMEPEIVDVANFLNAMGAKVRGAGTNLIRIEGVSRLHGTRHEIIPDRLEAGTYLIAGAVTGGVVTVANVIPEHLTTVLLKLQQSGMTIESDMDWIRLTAPRRPQAVDIETLPHPGFPTDLHPQMVSLLSIAEGISVVQETVFENRFGYTHDLVRLGADIKLDRDTAIIRGVDRLTGAPVQAQDIRGGAALVLAGLRAEGLTVVDGVEYIDRGYHAMEEKLSALGAEIVRRELNPVYDR; this is encoded by the coding sequence ATGGCACAGTTTGTCATTGAAGGTGGACATGCATTGGCGGGTGACGTCACCGTCGCCGGCTCTAAAAATAGTGCCTTACCCATCATTACCGCCGCGGCGCTTGCCGCCACCGGCGATACGATTTTAGAAAACGTGCCGCGGTATACGGACATTCTGGATTTATGTCAAATCTTGCGCGAGCTGGGCGCGCGCATCGAGTGGCTGTCGGAATCGCGTCTGGCTATTAATGCCGAACAGTTGACGGGATACCAGGCCCGTTATGATCTGGCACGAAAGCTACGCGGGTCGACCTATTTGGTCGGCCTCTTGTTGGCTCGACTGGGTCGCGCGGACGTCGCCTTTCCGGGCGGCTGCCAAATCGGGTCACGGCCGGTCAATTTTCATATTCAGGGTTTCCAGGCGTTGGGGGCGACCATGTGGCTGGAACATGGGTCGATTCAGGGAACGGTCGACGGTCGGCTGCAGGGAACGCGGTTTTACGTGGAGCGCGCATCATTTGGGACCACATTAAACTTAATGATTGCCGGTAGTTTGGCCGAGGGCACCACGGTATTGGAAAACGCGGCGATGGAGCCGGAAATTGTAGACGTCGCCAATTTCTTGAATGCGATGGGGGCCAAAGTACGGGGCGCCGGGACGAATTTAATCCGGATCGAAGGCGTGTCCCGTTTACACGGGACCCGACATGAAATTATCCCCGATCGGCTGGAAGCGGGAACCTATTTAATAGCCGGCGCCGTGACCGGGGGGGTGGTCACGGTGGCCAACGTGATTCCGGAGCACTTGACCACCGTGCTGCTCAAACTGCAACAAAGCGGCATGACGATTGAATCCGATATGGATTGGATTCGGCTTACCGCGCCGCGCCGTCCACAGGCGGTCGATATCGAAACCTTGCCACATCCCGGATTTCCGACCGATTTACATCCCCAAATGGTTTCCTTGTTATCGATTGCGGAGGGCATCTCCGTTGTGCAAGAAACCGTGTTTGAAAATCGCTTCGGGTATACCCACGATTTGGTCCGGTTGGGCGCCGACATTAAACTCGATCGCGATACCGCCATTATTCGGGGGGTCGACCGATTGACGGGGGCACCGGTACAGGCGCAGGATATTCGGGGAGGGGCCGCCCTGGTGTTGGCGGGACTACGGGCGGAAGGCCTCACCGTGGTTGACGGGGTCGAATATATCGATCGCGGTTATCATGCAATGGAAGAAAAACTCTCCGCCTTAGGTGCGGAGATTGTCCGTCGGGAGTTAAACCCGGTTTACGATCGGTAA